The following DNA comes from Bradyrhizobium sp. SK17.
CGCCGCCTGTCGGCAGCGGGCATAATCGTTCGTTCTTGCAATGAACGGAGATGCCTTTTCGATGCTGTACGCGATCCTCTGCTATCATGACGAAGACCTGGTCGGTTCCTGGAGCAAGGAACACGACGCCTCGGTCATGCAGAAACTGTCCGTCGTGCAGGACAAGCTCGCCAGGGAGGGCAAGCTCGGACCGGTGGCCCGGCTGCTGCCGACCACCGCCGCGACCACGCTGCGCAAGGAAAACCCGCCGCTGGTGCTCGACGGCCCGTTCGCCGAAACCAAGGAACAATTGCTAGGCTTCTACCTGGTCGATGCCAAGAACCTCGACGAGGTGCTC
Coding sequences within:
- a CDS encoding YciI family protein, producing MLYAILCYHDEDLVGSWSKEHDASVMQKLSVVQDKLAREGKLGPVARLLPTTAATTLRKENPPLVLDGPFAETKEQLLGFYLVDAKNLDEVLDIARDLGEANPGGTYEIRPVGHFTPGSAKP